GCTACAGGGGTGCCGACCGTCGTCACGTATTGCTCCGCTCGTCCGTCCGGTCCGACGCCGAACGCCGCCGATTGGGACAAGGCGATCTTCACCGCGTCGCCGATTTCGACCGGCTCGTCATAGACGAGCTCCAGCGGATTCTCGACGGTAACTTGCTTATGGTCGAGCTTGACGTCGTCGATATACGCCGAAGTGCCGGTTCCGCTGCCGCCCATGTAGAAGTAGAAGTCCGCATACACGGTGCCCGCGGGCGCCGTGCCTTCGATCGTCATCGTCTGCCAGCCGTTGTTCGAGGAGAGGATGCTGACGAGCTGCGTTTCGCTCCCGAGGACCGGGGCGTTGGTGCCGCCTTTAAATCGCAAGTACCCGCGCACGCTCTTCGCCGCGACGTACACCTTCGCCGTCAACCGGTACGTCTCTCCCGGCTGAACCGGGACGTTAGCGCTGTAGACGCCGATCTGGTTCGTCGCGTTGTCGTCGACGATCTTCAAGCTGTTCGCGCCGGAATACGACTTGTCCTGTGCGATCGTCGCGCTGACGCCCGCCGAGGTCGGCGAAGCGACGACCCGCCAACCGGTCGGCGCCGTCGGCGAGCTTTCGAAATCCCCGTTGACGACCGGCAGCGGGACGTATTCGACGATTTCGTCCGCCAAGGCGGCGGGGGCGAGGGACGGAACGGCGAGCGCGGCGCTAAGCAGCAAAGCGAGGGGGCGTTTCCTGTTCATCATGATCTTCCTCCTTGTTCGTTGGTAAGACAGTGCACATCCCGTAGACTCGTCCTAGAATGCTTACAAGGCGATATCTAGGCTACATAGTTTCAGGCTACAGGGGGACGGCTAGGTTGTCAATCGGAGAAACGGTCGAATCTCGTCTATTTATAGTCTAGAAATCGCCTATCGTTTCGTTCGGACGACATGCTATAATAATCCGAAACGAACGGATACGAAGGAAGGTAGGGGACGCCATGGCCAGGCCGAGCCGAAGCGAATTTACGGCCCGCATCCGCGCGCTCGCGGATCGGGTGCGCGAGGACATCGCCTCCGGCGCGCTGCAGCCGGGAGACTTCTTGCCCTCCGAGGTGGAGCTGGGAGGTACATTCGGGCTGAGCAAGGAATCGGTCCGGAAGGCGCTGGACGCGCTGGTGGAAGAGGGCTTGATCGTGAAAATGAAACGCGTCGGCAATCGAGTCGTCCGGCCGCCCGAGCGAAAGCCGGATCGCGTCGTCGCCGCGGCGGGCGAGGAGCGGACGACGCTTCGCTTCGCCTATTACCCGTCGCTGGAGACGGAAGCGCGGATCGCGTCGTCGATCGCCACCTTCGAGCGGGCGTACCCGTCCGTCGCGGTGCGGGCGATTCCGACGCCGTTCCCCGCCGAGTATGCTGAGCACGGCATCGCGGACGTCATCGCGCTGACGAATTGGGACGCGCTCAAGTGGAAGGAGCGGGATCCGTCGTTCGCGAGGCTCGGGGCCGCGCCGCGGACGGAAGCCGCGCACGCGTCGTTGTTCGCTCCGTTCCTGCGCGCGGACGGACGGGCGGCGGCCGCGCCGTTCGTCTATTCGCCGATCGTGCTTTGCTACAACCGCGAGCATCTCGCCGCTTGCTCGCTGGAGGAGCCTCAGCCGGACTGGACGTGGTACACGCTGCTGAAGGCCGCCCGCGTCTTGGGCGGCGAGCTCGGCGTCACGGGGTTCGCCTCCCATATGCAGTCCGTGAACCGATGGACGGTGTTCCTGCTGCAGAACGGTTTCCGCTTCCAAGAAGGGGAAGGGGCGCGAGCGGCGGACCACCCCGCGCTGTGGGACAGTCTGCGGGTCGCGCGCGAGCTCGTCCATCAGCAGGAGGGCGGGCGCCGGTTCTGGACGGAGAACGACGCGGACGCGGAGCGATGGTTCCAGGAGGGACGGGTCTCGATGATCATGACCTCTTACTTCGGGCTGAACCGGCTGCTGCATGCCGGCATCGATTACGGCGTGTCGCGGCTGCCGAGGCTTCGGTACGACGCTACGCTGCTGCTCGTCACGGGACTCGCCGTCGCGGCGGACGCGAAGCATGCCGAAGCGGCGGAAGCGTTCGTTCGCTTCCTGTGTGGCCGGGAGGCGCAGCTCGGCATTCGCCGCGACACGCTGACGCTCCCCGCGCATCCGGAGGCGCTGGCCGTTCAGGGCGGGCTTACCGGAAACCGGCCGTCGCGCGAGCCCGACCCGGCGGAGCTGTGGGACGCTTGCCGGGACTACGAGGATCTCCGCCTCGGGACGTCGGCGCTCGAGGCGATTCGCGAGGAGCTGAAGGGGTACTGGTCGAAGCTCGAGGACGAAACCGAGGCCAGCCTTCGGTTGGAATCGCTGCTGCTCGGCAAGTAGCGGGAGGCGAACGAACGGGGTTCCAACCGCGAACCCCGGACGGGAAATCCTCCCGCTTATTGTCTCGATCGGACGCCTTTCCGTTCCTTGAACGGGAAAATCTCCTGCTTATTCGCGGGTAATGCCCGAAAACCGAAGGTTTCGGCGGCTTAAGAGGGAGGATTTCCGGTCCGACGGTCGTTTCGCCTGTCTTCGGCGGGTGTAGGCGGGAGGATTTCCCGTCCACAGGCAGGCTCGAGGGGCGTCCGACGATTGGAGCGCTATGGATAGGACGGCGAATCTCGTCTGTACCGAATGGGTGAGGCAAAAGGGTATTTACGCCACTCAACATGTCTGATAAGCTGATAAGTAAATCACACCAATTCCTCCGAGAGGACGGTTCGGCGCATGAAGGTTTCTTTATTTATTACGTGTTTGAGCGACGCGATCTATCCGCGCGTGGGCGAAGCGATGGTGCGGCTGCTCGCGAAGTACGGCGTGGCGGTCGACTTCCCCGCGTCGCAGACGTGCTGCGGCCAGCCCGCGTTCAACAGCGGTTATTGGGACGAGGCGCGCGCCTCGGCGAAGACGCTCGTCGAAGCGTTCGACGACAGCGACTTCGTCGTATCCCCGTCGGGCTCTTGCACCGGCATGATCCATCATTATTTTCCGAAGCTGTTCCAAGACGACCCCGCGATGCTCGCGAAAGCGAACGCGCTCGCGGCGAAGACGTACGAGTTCACGCAGTTTCTCGTGCAGGTGCTCGGCGTCGAGGACGTCGGCGCGTCGTTCCCGCACAAGGTGACGTATCACCCGTCGTGCCACGGCAGCCGCCTGCTCGGCATCAAGAACGAGCCGGCGACGCTGATGGCGAACGTGCGCGGGATGGAGCTGGTGCCGCTGCCGTTCGCGGAGGATTGCTGCGGCTTCGGCGGCACGTTCGCGATCAAGATGTGCGACATCTCCGGCGCGATGGTGTCGGAGAAGGCGGACCATGTGCTCGAGACCGAAGCGGAAGTGCTCGTCGGCCTCGACATGGGCTGTTTGATGAACATCGCGGGCAACTTGCGCTACCGCGGCAAGCCGGTGCGCGTCATGCATCTGGCGGAGCTGCTCTACGAGGGGGTGTCGGCCGTTGAGTCACGCTAACGCACATGGGTCGACCGTCAAGGAACGCGCGGACGTCGCGCTGAACGACGAGTTTTTGCGCAAGGCGGTCAAGTTTACGACGGAGCGGCTGCGCAACGGGAAGAAGGCGGCGTCCGAGGAGCACGGCAATTGGGACGAATGGCGCGAGCGCGGCCGGCAAATCCGTCTGCATACGATCGCTCATTTGGATTACTATTTGAATACGTTCATCGAAAATGCCCGCGCCAACGGCGTCCATATCCACTTCGCGGATACGGCGGCGGAGGCGGTCGAGATTTCGCTCGCCATCGCGAAGAACGTCGGCGCGCGCTCCGTCGTCAAGTCGAAGTCGATGGTGAGCGAGGAGCTTCACTTGAATGCGGCGTTAGAGGGGATCGGCGTCGAGTCGATCGAGACGGACCTCGGCGAGTATATCATTCAGCTTGCCAACGAGACGCCGTCGCACATTATCATTCCTGCGATTCATAAGAACCGCTATCAGATCGCGGAGCTGCTGTCGAAGGACGCGGGCGAGACGCTGGAGCCGGAGACGAAAATATTGGCGGGCTTCGTGCGCAAGAAGCTGCGGGAGAAGTTCCTCGAGGCGGACATCGGCATGACGGGCTGCAACTTCGCGATCGCGGAGAGCGGGTCGATGGTCCTGTTCGAAAACGAAGGCAACGCCCGCATGGTCACCACGGTGCCGAAAACCCAAATTACGCTGATGGGCATGGAGCGCATCATCCCGACGTGGGACGATCTCGAGGTGATGGCGACGCTGCTGCCGCGTTCGGCGACGGGGCAGCGATTGACCGTCTACATGTCCGGCATTACCGGACCGCGGCGTACGGACGACGGCGACGGGCCGGAAGAGATGCACATCGTCATCGTCGACAACGGCCGTTCGCTGCAGCTCGGCGACCCGGAGTTCCAGGAGCTGCTCAATTGCATTCGCTGCGGCGCCTGCCTCAACGCTTGCCCGGTGTACCGCCACATCGGCGGACACGCGTACGGCGGCACGTACAGCGGCCCGATCGGCGCGGTGCTGACGCCGGCGCTGCAGAAGAACGTCGCCGAATGGGACGACATCGCGAACGCGTCGAGCCTTTGCGGAGCGTGTTACGAGGCGTGCCCGGTCAAAATTCCGCTGCACGACATGCTCGTCTACTTGCGGCGACGCAAGGTGCAGGCAGGGGCCGGCGACCCGCTCGAGAAGGCGGGGATGAAAGGGTTCCAGATCGTCATGACGAACGCCTCCCGGTTCCGCGGCGTGCTGAAGCTCGCGAAGCTCGGGCAGCCGCTCGTCGCGCGGGACGGGTACATTAAGGCGAAGATCGGCCCTCTGGCGGGCTGGAATTCGTACCGGCATCTGCCGGCGCTGCCGAGCGATTCGTTCCGCGACCGCTGGACGACGTTGTACGGCGAGCTGCAAGCGGAGGCGGGATCGAAAAGCGAAGATGCGCGTCGCCGGATGGAAGCGGCGCTCGCCAAGCGGAAACGGGAAGGAGGGCACGGCCATGACTGACGATGTATTGAAGCGGCTCGAGGCGCGGTCGATCGCCAAGCAATCGGAGTTTATCGGCAATATCGCGAGCCGGCTCGGCCGCGTCGGGAAAACCGCTTCGCCGCCGAAGCATCCGTTCAAGGGCGCGCCGGCGTTCTGGAACGAGTTCGACCTGCCGCTCGAGGAGCGGGTCTCGTTGTTCTCGGACAATTGGGGCAAGGCCGGCGGCCATGTCGTGCGCCACGGCTCCATGGAGGACGCGAAGGCGTGGATCGCGGCGAAGGCGAACGAGCTCGGGGCGAAGCTGGTGCTCCGGCAAAACCAGCCGGAGCTGAACGCGCTCGCCATCGAAGCGGAGCTGCCGGACGCGCGCGTCGTCGTCTGGGACGAAGCGCCGAAGGCGGACCGGCTCGCGGTCGCGGCCGGCGCCGACATCGGCCTCGTCGTCGTCGACCATGCGGTCGCTTACACCGGCTCGCTCGTCGCGAAGTCGTCGGCGCGGAAGGGCCGCTCCGTCAGCCTGCTGCCGACGGTGCTGTTCGCGATCGTTCCGCTGGATCGTATGGTAACGCGCCTCGGCGAAGTGCTGCGACCGCTCGACGCGACGCCGCGCGAGGCGCTCCCGGCCGGCGTGCATTTCATCTCCGGTCCGAGCCGCTCGGCCGACATCGAGAACGACCTGACGATCGGCGTCCACGGCCCCGGCGTCGTGTACGCGATTCTGGTAGGATAGGCGGGCCGCGGGGGATGGACATCGCGAAGCTGTCGAAGCGGAACCACTACGAGCATATCACGGAGCAGCTGAAGCGGCTGATCGTGGACGGGGAGCTGAAGCCCGGCGACAAGCTGCCGTCGACGAAGGAGCTGTCGGAGCGGTTCGGCGTCGGACGGTCCACGATGCGAGAGGCGCTCAGCGCGCTGAAGGCGATGGGGCTGATCGACGTCCGGCAGGGCGGGGCGAGCACGGTGCTCGCCCCGCCGGCGCCGGGGCTCGAGAGCCTCGAAAGCCTGGTTCTCAATAAGCGCACGATTCTCGATTTGCTGGAGGCGCGGCAGTCGTTCGAAATCGCCAACGCGGGGCTCGCCGCGCGCAAGCGAACGGAGGACGATCTCGCCGCCTTCCGGGTCATCTTGGACGACATGCGCGTCTCTCTCGGCGACGAAGAAGCCGGCGAGCGCACCGACCTCGCGTTCCACCGCCAGCTGGCGGCGGCGACGCGCAACTCGGTGCTGCCGACGCTGTTCGAGGCGGTCTCCTCGCAGATGGAGCTGGCGATCCGCGAGACGCGGCGGGCGGAGCTGTACGCGAACCGTTCCGTGTCGGATCGGCTGTACCTCGAGCACGTCGCCATCTTCGAAGCGGTCGAGCGCGGCGATCCGCCGGGCGCGGAAAGCCGCATGCGAGAGCATCTCGAGCACGTCGAGAGCATCTTAATGAAACATCTGCAACTCCTACGAAAGTATGGGGAAAAATAGGTCTGGCAATGCCATGTCCGCAATGCTATACTCCCGGTGTATACGTTTAACAACATGAAATACACCAAGTTGCCGGGGTGAGCGAGTATGAAAGTTTTTAAATACATCGTGCTGCCGGTCATCGCGGCCGCGGCCGTCTGGTTCGGGGCGCCGTACGCGGCCGAATTCCTGCAGCCGGATACGTCCGCGCAGGCGCCGTCCGAGGCGCCGACGGACGAGCCCGCCGAACAACCGTCGGAGGCCGAAGGCGAGACGCCGTCCGAGCCGGGAGACGTTCCGGCGTCGGGAACGCCGGAGGAGGCTCCGCCGTCGGACGAGCCTGCCGAGGAAGCGCCCGCGGCGGAGGAGCCGCAAGAGCCGGCTTCGCCGTTCACCGAAGAAGCGAAGGCCGCGATCTTGTTCGTCAATAAGGAGCACCCGCTCGACGCGAAGTATAAGCCGGACGATCTCGTCGTGCCGGACGTGAAGTTTTCGTTCGACGGCGACAACCCGAAGAAGCAGCTGCAACGGGTCGCCGCGGAGGCGCTCGAGGCGCTGTTCGCGCAGGCGGAGGAGGACGGCATCGAGCTGCGGGCGGTATCCGGCTATCGGTCGTACGCCACGCAGAAGGCGATCTTCGAGCGCAACGCGAGCATTAAGGGCGAGGAAGAAGCGAACCGAACGAGCGCGTATCCCGGGCAGAGCGAGCATCAGACCGGCCTGGCCATGGACGTGTCCGCGGCCAGCGTGAACTATGCGCTCGAAGAAGCGTTCGGCGAGACGGTCGAAGGCATCTGGCTGGCGGAGAACGCGGCGAGCCACGGCTTCATCATCCGCTACCCGAAGGATAAAGAGGACGTCACCGGCTATAAATACGAGCCGTGGCATCTGCGCTACGTCGGCGTCGACATCGCCGAGTTCGTGACGGAGCAGGGACTTACGCTGGAAGAGTTTCTAGAAGAATAACGGCGCCTAAGGGCCGCCGCGGGAGCAGCACGGATGCTTTCGCGGCGGTTTTTTTTACGTTTGGGGAGGGTCGGGGGTGTTCCGCTTGCTCAGGAATATGGGAGTCGGCAAGGCCCTATGCGCCTATCCTTTCCTGAGCCGGGGGAATCAGCTAAGAAAGAAGCCGCAGGAGTAGGTCGAGCACAGACAAAAAAACTGCCTCAGGGTCCGTCGGACCCCGAGGCAGCCTTCGGGCTAATGCTATACCGCCGTCGAGCTGTAATCGCCGCCTTGCTGCGCGTAGCTCGGTTGTTCCTGCGGCTTCTCCGCTTCCTTGGCGGCCGCCTTGCCTTCCATCTTGCACATGCCTTGGAACACGGCGCCTTCGGCTACGACGAGCGAGTCGGCCGACGCGTCGCCGTACAGCCGGCCGGTGCCGGTCAGCGTCAAGGTGCCTCGGGCGAGAACGTTGCCGTGCACGACGCCCGCGATCACGACGTTGCGCGCGTCGATGTTCGACGTCGCCTTGCCGTCCTCGCCGATCGCGACGTCGCCGCCGCACTCGATGTCGCCGATCATCCGGCCCTCGACCCGGAGGCTTGTATCGGATGCAATCTTTCCTTCGAACGTGCTGCCTTCGCCGATCAACGTATCGGTCGCGCTCACGTCGACGCGTTTGGACTTAAACATGCTTAGGTCATCCTTCCTTACTGGAGAAATATCGTTTCGGATTGATCGGTTCGCCGTTCTTATGTACCTCGTAATGCAGATGCGGGCCGGTGCTGCGGCCGGTCGAGCCGAGCTTGCCGATGCGGTCGCCCTTCTTCACGCGCTGCCCCTTCGCGACGAGCGACTTCGACAGGTGCATGTAGACCGTCTCGAAGCCGTTGCCGTGTTTCACATAAATATAGTTACCCATGGCGCGATCGTACCCGGTGCGGGTCACTTGGCCGTCCGCCGTCGCGAAGATCGGATCGCCGACGTCGCCGCCGAAGTCGATGCCCTTGTGGTACGCGCTGCGGCGGGTGAACGGGTCCTTGCGGTATCCGAACGAGGACGTCACCGTCGTCGAGGTCGTCGGGAAGATCGAAGGGGTGCCGCGGCGCAGGAGCGCGAGCTTCTCGGCCTCCTGCAGCGCTTCTTGCAGCGCGCCTTCGAGCCGTTCGGCTTCGACGGACATCGCCTCGAATTCGCCGTGCGTCGTCTGCGACAGTCGAAGCGCCTCCTCGGTGTCGACGGGGTCGTATTGACCGCCGACGGCCGACCCGGCGGGGACGGAAAGTCCGGCGGCGGTTTCGTTCGCACGGTTCGCTTGCGCGGCGGGCGTCCCGGCGTCCGCTTCGGTCAAGGATAAAATTTCGCGTTCGAGCGATTGCAGCTCCGCCATCTTCGCGGAGAACGTCTCCGCTTCTTGCGACAATCGGACGACTTCGTCCTGAAGCTTCGCGATCTCCGTATTTTTCGCTTCCAAGGTTCGTCCGAGCGCGGCCCGTTCGGCCGACCATTCCGCCTTCATGTCGCCGTTCGCCTGAAGCGCCGCAGACTGGGTCTGAACCAATACCGCCGCGGATGCGCTCAACAGGAGCGCGGCGGGGGGCAAGATATAGAGCCAGACGGCGGAAAATTGCAGCCGCCGCACCTGCCGGTTCGCTTCGGGAATGATCAAAAACGTTAGCTTCTTGGTCCATCGGTGGGGAATCATAACGTCTCCTTCGAATGCCTGTGTTGGGTAACGCTTCTAAGCACAACGGGTCTTAGTATGGACGATTTTGGGAATCGAACGCTTGGAAATTTACTCCAACGGATGTCGGCCGCGGCCGACGCTCGGCGCGAATGTTCCCCCGGGCCAGCGGGCATACTATTCGGTACGCCCCGGAGGTGACTTTATCGCACATGATCTGGTTGACGTCGATCTTGCTTCTGTTCATTTTCCAAATCGGTACCGTTCTGTTCGTAGAGTTCAGGCGCCCGTCCAAAGCGATCGCCTGGTTGTCCATTATGTTCATGCTCCCGATCGTCGGCCTATTCGTGTATTATTTCATAGCTCGGGAGTATCGGCAGCGTACGAAGGTGAAGCGCAGGGAGCGGGAGACGGTAGAGGAAGCGAATCGTCACCGGCTGCCGCCGAACGCTCGCGCGCTGGAACGGATTACGGACTTCCCGAATCCGTCCATGCATGAGGAGAAACGGCTGTACGGCTTGCTGCGCAGCTTTCCCGACGCGACGCTGACGATGCGCAACGACACGACGGTGTTCGCGTCCGCGCAGGAGACGTACCGCCTCATGCTCGAGGACATCGAGCGGGCGAAAGATCACATACATATGCTGTATTACATATGGAACGACGACGGGTACGGACGGAAATTTCACGACGCGTTGATCCGCAAGGCGCTGGAGGGCGTCGAGGTGCGCATTATTTACGACGGGATCGGCGCGTATTCGACCCCGAAAGGGTTTTGGAACAGCTTGCGGGCGGCGGGGGGACATGTCCATTGCTTCCTGCCCGCGGTGATCGCCTTGTTCGACAAGCGGTTGAATTACCGAAACCACCGGAAAATTACCGTGGTGGACGGTTTGATCGGCTACGTGGGCGGCATCAATATCGGGGACGAATATACGGGTAAGGACAAGAAGCTCGGGTACTGGCGGGATACCTCCGTACGAATTATGGGGGATGCCGTGTACGAGCTGCAGCGCGTGTTCGCGAAAGATTGGCAGTTCGTGTGCGGCGAGAGGCTGCCGTATGCGGAGCGGTTCTTTCCGAAGCATCCGGTCACGGCGAAGGATACGGTGCAGATCGTGCCGAGCGGCCCGGATTCGAATTGGAACACGATTTTGGAGATGTACTTCACGGCGATTTGCAGCGCCAAGGAAAGGATCTTCGTGACGTCGCCGTATCTGATCCCCGACCGCAGCTTGCTGATGGCGCTGAAGACGGCGGCGCTCGCGGGCGTCGACGTGCGCATCGTCATTCCGGGCGTCGCCGATTCGAAGGTGACGTTATGGGCTTCGTTGTCGTTCGTCGAAGAGCTGCTGCAGACCGGCGTCCGCATCTACCGGTACTGCAAGGGGTTCATGCACGCGAAGATTATCGTCGTGGACGACCACTTCGCTACGACGGGGACGGCGAATATGGACTTGAGAAGTTTCTATGATAATTTCGAAATTAACGCCGCGTTCTTCGACGAGAGGATCGTCGCGCGGTTCGCGAGCGACGTGCTGACCGACATCTCCGAGAGCGAGGAGATTCGGCTCGATGCGTTCGCGAAGCGGGGGAAGCTGCAGATCGCCAAGGAGGCGCTCGGCCGGCTGATTTCGCCGCTGTTGTAGGCGGCGACGCCGGGGGGCGCCCGGCGGGCCACGCCCAGGCGTTACCTCGAGCCCGGAGCGCGCAGGCCGGCAAGAATTCGGTCGAGCGACTGCGGCGGCACGCGGCGGATGAGATCCCCGTGCGCGGACAAGCGGGCTTCGATGTTGCGCAGGTGGAAGTCGGACGGCTTCACCCGGGGGTGGAGCTCGTCGTAAAACAACGGCGTCGACACGCTGCCGCCCTTCTTCGCTCGAGGCGTATAGGGCGCGGACAACGTTTTCCCGTACCAATGCTGTAAATAGTCGAAATAGATGAGCGTGCCGCGATCCTTCTTCAGCCGCTCGATCGTGAACAGCTTCGGATGCGCCTGCACGAGGTAGTCGCCTAGGAATTTGCCGATGGAGCGAAGCTGCTCGAACGTATATCCGCGCCGAATCGGCACGTACACCTGCACGCCGGTCGCCCCGGACGTCTTCGCGACGCTCTGGACGCCGAGCGAGGCCAACAGGTCGACGACGATCTTCGCCGCTTCCATGATACGGGGCTCCTCCTCGAGCGTCGGATCGATGTCGATGAGCCATTCCGCGGGCAATTCGTCGTTCAGGTAATGCAGCGACGGATGGAATTCGAGGCAGGCCAAATTGCCGAGCCAAACGAGCGTCGGCAGCGAATCCAGCACGATGTAGTTGATGTCGCCGAGCGGCGCCGTCTTGACGAAGTCGGGCGCGCCCTTGGGGCAATTTTTCTGATAGAAAAACTCGTCGCCTACGCCGTGCGGCCAGCGAATCGTCGTAAGGTACCGGTTCGAGGTGTAGGAGAGCAAATAAGGCGACAGGGCGATGAGCCGATCGAGGAATTCCAGCTTCGTGATGCCGACGTCGGGCCAGAGCGGCTTGTTCGGATTCGTGACGGTCAGCTCGTGTCCGTCGATGGTGACGACGCCTTTTTGCGTTTTCGAAGGGGCGTACGCGGGGCTCATCGGGAAAACCTCCTTGGCTTGGCGCGGCGATTTTCCCTAGTATGAGCCAATCGAGGCGAGCGCACTCGCCTTAGTGGATGTCCTTTTTCTTGAACCGGCCGCCCTTCACGTCATGGATGTTGCCGACGGCCAGGAACGCCGCGGGATCGAGCTCGTCGACGATCGTCTTCAGCTTCGCTTCCTCCAGACGGGTGACGACGCAGAAGATGACCTTCTTCGCGCCGCCGGTGAACGCGCCTTCGCCGTTCAAATACGTGACGCCGCGGCCGAGGCGCTGCATGATCGAGCTGCCGATCAGATCGTGGTTTTCGCTGATGATCCACACCGCCCGGGACTCGTCGAAGCCCTCGATCGTAATGTCGATCATCTTGAAGGCGATGAAATACGCGATCAGCGAGTACATGGCGCGATCCCAGCCGAAGACGAAGCCGGCGCTGCCGAGGATGAACAGGTTCAGGAACATGACGATTTCGCCGACGGAGAAGGCCGTCTTCTTGCTGAACAAGATGGCGACGATTTCCGTGCCGTCGAGCGAGCCGCCCGAGCGGATGACGAGGCCGACGCCGATGCCGAGAATAATGCCGCCGAAGACGGCCGCCAGCAGCGGATCGATCGTGATCGGGGGGATCGGGTGCAGATAGTAGGTGCCGATGGACATAATCGCGACGGCGTACAGCGTGGAGACGGCGAACGTCTTGCCGATCTGTTTGTAACCGACGAATAAGAACGGAAGGTTGAGCAGCATCAAGAAGACGCCGAGCGGAATTTGCGATATGTGGGAGGCGATGATCGAGATGCCGACGATGCCTCCGTCGATGATGTTGTTCGGGACGAGGAAAATTTCGAGGCCGACGGCCATGAAAGCTGCGCCCAGCGTAAGAAACAACGCTCTCCGAAGCACCTTCGCCTTGGAAAGCTTGTTATGCTGCGCGGCAGCTTGCGGCTGTACGGCCGCTTTCACCTCTGTGCTCATAAGTCATTACTCCTCTCCATGGGGTTTCGATTTCGGATGCGAAAGGTCGAGGGCGAATTCCGAGGCGATCTCGTTCACGATCAGGTCGATCGCGGACAGCTGCCCTTGCAAATATTCGCGTTGGCCGTCGAATTCGGCCCGTTCGAGCTGCTGCTTCAACGTATCGCGGCGAAGCGTCAGCAGCGAGATATAATGTTCCACCTTGGATTTGCGGAACGTTTCCGCCATGATCGGGGACACCCTTTCGCGCTTGTTAATTAATACAATTGTATACCAATGTATACAATCCTGCAAGAAAAAAGCCTCTTGCACGGTGGCAGGAGGCTTTGCCTTACGATTCCGCAGGCGCGGCGACGGCGGCGGATCGCTCCGCGGCAAGCTTGATTTCGACCTTGCGTACGCGGTGCTTCTCTTTCTCCAACACGACGATGTCCAAGCCGCCGAACGAGAGGCTTTCGCCTTTCTCGATGTCGGGCGACGCGCTGTACACCCAACCCCCGATCGTATCGACGTCTTCGCTGTCGAGGTCGGTGCCGAGCAGCGCATTGACCTCGGACAGCAGCACCGTACCGTCCACGATATAATGCTGCGATTCCGCGATCATTTCGATTTCCTTGCGTTCGTCCGCGTCGAATTCGTCGCGGATTTCGCCGACGATCTCCTCAAGAATGTCTTCGATCGTAATGAGCCCGGACGTCCCGCCGTATTCGTCGACGAGAATCGCGATATGCACGCGCGCCGCTTGCATCGTCTTGAGCAGCGACTTCACCGGCGTCGCGTCGGACACGGTGAGCGCCGGCTGGATGACGGACTTCCAATCGAAGTCCGGG
The nucleotide sequence above comes from Paenibacillus antri. Encoded proteins:
- a CDS encoding extracellular solute-binding protein; its protein translation is MARPSRSEFTARIRALADRVREDIASGALQPGDFLPSEVELGGTFGLSKESVRKALDALVEEGLIVKMKRVGNRVVRPPERKPDRVVAAAGEERTTLRFAYYPSLETEARIASSIATFERAYPSVAVRAIPTPFPAEYAEHGIADVIALTNWDALKWKERDPSFARLGAAPRTEAAHASLFAPFLRADGRAAAAPFVYSPIVLCYNREHLAACSLEEPQPDWTWYTLLKAARVLGGELGVTGFASHMQSVNRWTVFLLQNGFRFQEGEGARAADHPALWDSLRVARELVHQQEGGRRFWTENDADAERWFQEGRVSMIMTSYFGLNRLLHAGIDYGVSRLPRLRYDATLLLVTGLAVAADAKHAEAAEAFVRFLCGREAQLGIRRDTLTLPAHPEALAVQGGLTGNRPSREPDPAELWDACRDYEDLRLGTSALEAIREELKGYWSKLEDETEASLRLESLLLGK
- a CDS encoding (Fe-S)-binding protein gives rise to the protein MKVSLFITCLSDAIYPRVGEAMVRLLAKYGVAVDFPASQTCCGQPAFNSGYWDEARASAKTLVEAFDDSDFVVSPSGSCTGMIHHYFPKLFQDDPAMLAKANALAAKTYEFTQFLVQVLGVEDVGASFPHKVTYHPSCHGSRLLGIKNEPATLMANVRGMELVPLPFAEDCCGFGGTFAIKMCDISGAMVSEKADHVLETEAEVLVGLDMGCLMNIAGNLRYRGKPVRVMHLAELLYEGVSAVESR
- a CDS encoding LutB/LldF family L-lactate oxidation iron-sulfur protein, with the translated sequence MSHANAHGSTVKERADVALNDEFLRKAVKFTTERLRNGKKAASEEHGNWDEWRERGRQIRLHTIAHLDYYLNTFIENARANGVHIHFADTAAEAVEISLAIAKNVGARSVVKSKSMVSEELHLNAALEGIGVESIETDLGEYIIQLANETPSHIIIPAIHKNRYQIAELLSKDAGETLEPETKILAGFVRKKLREKFLEADIGMTGCNFAIAESGSMVLFENEGNARMVTTVPKTQITLMGMERIIPTWDDLEVMATLLPRSATGQRLTVYMSGITGPRRTDDGDGPEEMHIVIVDNGRSLQLGDPEFQELLNCIRCGACLNACPVYRHIGGHAYGGTYSGPIGAVLTPALQKNVAEWDDIANASSLCGACYEACPVKIPLHDMLVYLRRRKVQAGAGDPLEKAGMKGFQIVMTNASRFRGVLKLAKLGQPLVARDGYIKAKIGPLAGWNSYRHLPALPSDSFRDRWTTLYGELQAEAGSKSEDARRRMEAALAKRKREGGHGHD
- a CDS encoding LutC/YkgG family protein, producing the protein MTDDVLKRLEARSIAKQSEFIGNIASRLGRVGKTASPPKHPFKGAPAFWNEFDLPLEERVSLFSDNWGKAGGHVVRHGSMEDAKAWIAAKANELGAKLVLRQNQPELNALAIEAELPDARVVVWDEAPKADRLAVAAGADIGLVVVDHAVAYTGSLVAKSSARKGRSVSLLPTVLFAIVPLDRMVTRLGEVLRPLDATPREALPAGVHFISGPSRSADIENDLTIGVHGPGVVYAILVG
- a CDS encoding FadR/GntR family transcriptional regulator, which produces MDIAKLSKRNHYEHITEQLKRLIVDGELKPGDKLPSTKELSERFGVGRSTMREALSALKAMGLIDVRQGGASTVLAPPAPGLESLESLVLNKRTILDLLEARQSFEIANAGLAARKRTEDDLAAFRVILDDMRVSLGDEEAGERTDLAFHRQLAAATRNSVLPTLFEAVSSQMELAIRETRRAELYANRSVSDRLYLEHVAIFEAVERGDPPGAESRMREHLEHVESILMKHLQLLRKYGEK
- a CDS encoding M15 family metallopeptidase, producing the protein MKVFKYIVLPVIAAAAVWFGAPYAAEFLQPDTSAQAPSEAPTDEPAEQPSEAEGETPSEPGDVPASGTPEEAPPSDEPAEEAPAAEEPQEPASPFTEEAKAAILFVNKEHPLDAKYKPDDLVVPDVKFSFDGDNPKKQLQRVAAEALEALFAQAEEDGIELRAVSGYRSYATQKAIFERNASIKGEEEANRTSAYPGQSEHQTGLAMDVSAASVNYALEEAFGETVEGIWLAENAASHGFIIRYPKDKEDVTGYKYEPWHLRYVGVDIAEFVTEQGLTLEEFLEE
- a CDS encoding bactofilin family protein, whose translation is MFKSKRVDVSATDTLIGEGSTFEGKIASDTSLRVEGRMIGDIECGGDVAIGEDGKATSNIDARNVVIAGVVHGNVLARGTLTLTGTGRLYGDASADSLVVAEGAVFQGMCKMEGKAAAKEAEKPQEQPSYAQQGGDYSSTAV